The following proteins come from a genomic window of Anaerohalosphaeraceae bacterium:
- a CDS encoding AAA family ATPase, whose amino-acid sequence MLTKLMIRNFKRFEEVEIELGNPVVFIGPNNSGKTSALQALALWEAGLRKWAEKRRGKPNPEKRPGVAINRKDLIAVPVPEANLLWRNLHVREVSKDNGHQRTQNIRIDILVEGLTEGESWKCGFEFDYANEESFYCRPLREGSGRLPVPEKAEKTTVAFLPPMSGLAANEIRLERGAVNVKIGEGRTAEVLRNLCYSAAQENPSQWQAVKKRLFELFRVEMEEPQYIPERGEIVAFYKERGCRFDLSSSGRGMQQILLLLAYMVQNPGAVLLLDEPDAHLEILRQRQVYAVLSEVAAENGSQIIAASHSEVLLNEAAGRDLVIAFLGKPRRIDDRGSQLLKSLKEIDFEDYYLAEQTGWVLYLEGSTDLAILRAFAEKLGHDKAMKALERPFVKYKQQPVDVRRHFWGLRYAVPHLKGIAIFDRLDKELPDDLGAEGYMTKKREIENYFCFPETLYGYAQSAGERNSAGDLFAQGDAQKRRRIMEQCIQEITASLKILNKPGPWDADIKASDDFLSPLFKNFFEKLHLPNLMEKKQFYELVRFVPKERIDAEIIQILDRIAEIKSSAKATWVE is encoded by the coding sequence ATGCTGACCAAGTTAATGATTCGAAACTTCAAGCGTTTCGAAGAAGTCGAAATTGAACTGGGAAATCCTGTTGTTTTCATCGGACCCAACAACTCCGGCAAAACATCCGCCCTGCAGGCCCTGGCGCTGTGGGAAGCCGGGTTGAGGAAATGGGCGGAAAAACGCAGAGGCAAACCCAATCCTGAAAAAAGACCGGGCGTGGCAATCAACCGAAAAGACCTGATCGCCGTGCCGGTTCCGGAAGCCAATCTGCTCTGGAGAAATCTCCATGTCCGTGAAGTATCCAAAGACAACGGGCATCAGAGAACGCAAAATATTCGGATTGACATTCTTGTGGAGGGCCTGACGGAAGGCGAAAGCTGGAAATGCGGATTTGAATTTGATTATGCCAATGAAGAGTCCTTCTACTGCCGGCCTCTGCGAGAAGGTTCCGGCCGATTGCCGGTCCCGGAAAAAGCGGAAAAAACAACCGTGGCCTTTTTGCCGCCTATGTCCGGCCTGGCCGCCAATGAAATCCGTTTGGAGCGGGGAGCGGTCAATGTCAAAATCGGGGAGGGTCGAACCGCCGAAGTACTGCGGAACTTGTGTTATTCGGCTGCGCAGGAAAATCCTTCTCAATGGCAGGCCGTCAAAAAACGCCTGTTTGAATTATTTCGGGTGGAGATGGAGGAACCCCAGTATATTCCGGAACGGGGAGAAATCGTCGCTTTTTATAAAGAGCGGGGGTGCCGGTTTGACCTGTCGTCCTCCGGACGCGGAATGCAGCAGATTCTTCTGCTCCTAGCCTATATGGTTCAGAACCCCGGAGCGGTTTTGCTTCTGGACGAACCGGATGCCCATCTGGAAATCCTGCGGCAAAGACAGGTTTATGCGGTACTCAGTGAGGTTGCGGCGGAAAACGGTAGCCAGATTATTGCAGCCAGTCATTCCGAAGTGCTTTTGAATGAAGCCGCCGGCCGCGACTTGGTAATCGCTTTTTTGGGAAAACCCCGGCGGATTGACGACCGGGGCAGTCAGCTTCTCAAATCGCTGAAAGAAATCGACTTTGAGGATTACTATCTGGCCGAACAGACAGGGTGGGTTTTGTATCTGGAGGGGTCAACCGATTTGGCGATTCTCCGGGCCTTTGCGGAAAAGTTGGGACACGACAAGGCGATGAAGGCGCTGGAACGGCCTTTTGTCAAGTACAAACAGCAGCCGGTTGATGTCCGCAGGCATTTTTGGGGACTTCGTTATGCCGTCCCGCATCTGAAAGGAATTGCGATTTTTGACCGGCTGGATAAAGAGCTTCCGGACGATTTGGGGGCCGAAGGGTATATGACAAAAAAGAGGGAGATTGAAAATTATTTCTGTTTTCCGGAGACACTGTACGGATATGCCCAGTCCGCCGGGGAGCGAAACAGTGCAGGGGACTTATTCGCTCAGGGGGATGCCCAAAAACGGCGCCGAATAATGGAACAGTGTATTCAGGAAATTACCGCTTCTCTGAAAATCCTAAACAAACCGGGGCCGTGGGATGCGGACATCAAGGCCAGCGATGATTTTTTGTCGCCGCTGTTTAAGAACTTTTTTGAAAAACTTCATCTTCCGAATCTGATGGAAAAGAAGCAGTTTTACGAACTGGTTCGATTTGTTCCCAAAGAGAGGATTGACGCGGAAATTATACAAATACTGGACAGAATAGCCGAGATTAAATCGTCGGCTAAAGCGACGTGGGTTGAATAA